One part of the Streptomyces lydicus genome encodes these proteins:
- a CDS encoding carbohydrate ABC transporter permease — protein MRTHRSASPWLFLAPGLLVVAAFSLYPFLSTVAHSFTDARTLTEGRFTGGANYRELIQDAMFWTGLRNSVLYVLGVVPLLVVLPLLLAMLVQRQIPGITFFRAAFYTPVVASVVVVGLIWVWLLDDRGLINALLDGLGFGRAGFLSDPWLLLFSAMTVTVWKGLGYYMIIYLAALANVPRELHEACAVDGAGAVRRFLTVTVPAVRPTMVLVAALSAVNAFKVFSEVYLMAGPTGGPGGEDTTLVMLVQQVGTGLSGRVGYASALSVVVFVITLGLMLLVLRANRREDA, from the coding sequence GTGAGAACGCACCGTTCCGCCAGTCCGTGGCTCTTCCTGGCGCCCGGGCTCCTGGTGGTCGCCGCCTTCAGTCTCTATCCCTTCCTCAGCACCGTGGCGCACTCGTTCACCGACGCCCGGACCCTGACCGAGGGGCGGTTCACCGGCGGCGCCAATTACCGGGAGCTGATCCAGGACGCCATGTTCTGGACCGGGCTGCGCAACAGCGTGCTCTACGTCCTCGGGGTCGTCCCGCTGCTGGTGGTCCTCCCGCTGCTGCTGGCGATGCTGGTGCAGCGGCAGATCCCCGGGATCACCTTCTTCCGGGCCGCGTTCTACACGCCGGTGGTCGCCTCCGTCGTCGTGGTGGGGCTGATCTGGGTGTGGCTGCTCGACGACCGGGGGCTGATCAATGCGCTGCTCGACGGTCTGGGCTTCGGCAGGGCCGGCTTCCTCAGCGATCCGTGGCTGCTGCTGTTCAGCGCGATGACGGTCACGGTCTGGAAGGGCCTCGGCTACTACATGATCATTTATCTGGCGGCGCTGGCGAACGTCCCCCGGGAACTGCACGAGGCATGCGCGGTCGACGGCGCCGGAGCGGTGCGCCGCTTCCTGACCGTCACGGTGCCCGCGGTGCGCCCGACGATGGTGCTGGTGGCCGCGCTCTCCGCGGTCAACGCCTTCAAGGTGTTCTCCGAGGTCTATCTGATGGCCGGTCCGACCGGCGGCCCCGGCGGGGAGGACACCACCTTGGTGATGCTCGTGCAGCAGGTCGGCACCGGCCTCAGCGGCCGGGTCGGCTACGCCTCCGCGCTCTCCGTCGTGGTGTTCGTGATCACGCTCGGGCTGATGCTGCTGGTGCTCCGCGCGAACCGCAGGGAGGACGCATGA
- a CDS encoding carbohydrate ABC transporter permease — protein sequence MSERVMARPVRARGRAEREDGTPAAVPRGRRAGRRPPRWSLLLRYLLLLAVLALTVGPFLWQLSTSLKGPGEDIYRYPPSLVPHRATLANYGEVARIIPVWDFALNSLKVAAANAVTNCAGAALAGYALARMRFRGRRAALVVFVMAMLVPVESIMIAQFVTMRELQLNNTLLGVVLPGCIGGMNVLLMRNAFAGLPYEVEEAAFVDGANAWQRFVRIALPSVKGTLAVVAIFAFMGAWDDFLWPLIVLSDQSKFTLTIGLNFLHGTFADNQRLVAAGTVIAVLPLIVLFACLQRYFFRGVGEGAVKG from the coding sequence ATGAGCGAGCGCGTCATGGCACGCCCCGTGCGGGCGCGGGGCCGGGCGGAGCGGGAGGACGGCACGCCCGCCGCCGTGCCGCGGGGGCGGCGGGCCGGGCGGCGGCCGCCGCGGTGGTCGCTGCTGCTGCGCTACCTGCTGCTGCTCGCGGTGCTGGCGCTGACCGTAGGACCATTCCTCTGGCAGCTGTCCACCTCGCTCAAGGGCCCCGGTGAGGACATCTACCGCTATCCGCCGAGCCTGGTGCCGCACCGGGCCACCCTCGCCAACTACGGCGAGGTGGCCCGGATCATCCCGGTGTGGGACTTCGCGCTGAACTCGCTGAAGGTGGCCGCCGCCAATGCGGTCACCAACTGCGCGGGGGCGGCGCTGGCCGGCTACGCGCTGGCCCGGATGCGCTTCCGGGGCCGCCGGGCCGCGCTGGTCGTGTTCGTCATGGCGATGCTGGTGCCGGTCGAGTCCATCATGATCGCCCAGTTCGTGACGATGCGGGAGCTCCAGCTCAACAACACCCTGCTCGGCGTGGTGCTGCCCGGCTGCATCGGCGGGATGAACGTGCTGCTGATGCGGAACGCCTTCGCCGGCCTGCCGTACGAGGTCGAGGAGGCGGCGTTCGTCGACGGCGCCAACGCGTGGCAGCGGTTCGTCCGGATCGCCCTGCCGTCGGTCAAGGGCACCCTCGCGGTCGTGGCGATCTTCGCCTTCATGGGGGCCTGGGACGACTTCCTGTGGCCGCTGATCGTGCTGAGCGACCAGTCGAAGTTCACCCTGACCATCGGCCTGAACTTCCTGCACGGCACCTTCGCGGACAACCAGCGGCTGGTCGCGGCCGGCACCGTCATCGCCGTCCTCCCGCTGATCGTGCTGTTCGCCTGTCTGCAGCGCTACTTCTTCCGCGGCGTCGGTGAGGGCGCCGTCAAGGGCTGA
- a CDS encoding glycoside hydrolase 5 family protein: MRFGVNYTPTQGWFHHWLDFDADSVRADLDSIAGLGLDHIRVFPLWPLFQPNRTLIRPRAVEQLVELADAAAERGLDVNVDGLQGHLSSFDFLPAWTTTWHRRNLFTDPDVLAGQQEYLRTLAAALADRPNFLGMTLGNEINQFSDGPHPDPDRITAAQATAWLERMLAACERGAPGRTHLHAAYDAAWYRDGHPFTPAQAARLGAVTAVHSWVFNGTAQRHGPTGTATEQHAAYLIELSKAWAEDPHRPVWLQEVGAPAPHIPEERAAGFTEATVTHALDCPDLWGVTWWCSHDVARSLADFPELEYGLGLLGNDRTVKPAGRAIAALAEQWRGRRHRPAVRGTALVVDAGEAGTAPGRSVCAPGGPVFESWAELAAEGVRPALVLAERATDAAHLASRGITAVLTPDEVGGAAGRRGASAPAGPRPSSPSVPPRRSAS; the protein is encoded by the coding sequence ATGCGATTCGGCGTCAACTACACCCCCACCCAGGGCTGGTTCCACCACTGGCTGGACTTCGACGCGGACTCCGTACGTGCCGACCTCGACTCCATAGCCGGTCTCGGCCTGGACCACATCCGGGTCTTCCCGCTCTGGCCGCTCTTCCAGCCCAACCGGACGCTGATCCGGCCGCGCGCCGTGGAACAGCTGGTGGAGCTGGCGGACGCGGCCGCCGAACGCGGGCTGGACGTCAACGTCGACGGACTGCAGGGCCATCTGTCGAGCTTCGACTTCCTGCCCGCGTGGACCACGACCTGGCACCGCCGCAACCTCTTCACCGACCCGGACGTACTGGCCGGGCAGCAGGAGTATCTGCGGACGCTGGCGGCCGCGCTCGCCGACCGGCCCAACTTCCTCGGGATGACGCTCGGCAACGAGATCAACCAGTTCTCCGACGGCCCGCACCCGGACCCCGACCGCATCACCGCCGCGCAGGCCACCGCCTGGCTGGAGCGGATGCTGGCGGCCTGCGAACGGGGCGCGCCGGGCCGGACGCATCTGCACGCCGCCTACGACGCCGCCTGGTACCGCGACGGGCACCCCTTCACCCCCGCCCAGGCGGCCCGACTGGGCGCGGTCACCGCCGTGCACTCCTGGGTGTTCAACGGCACCGCGCAGCGGCACGGCCCGACGGGCACCGCCACCGAGCAGCACGCCGCCTACCTCATCGAGCTGTCGAAGGCGTGGGCCGAGGACCCGCACCGCCCGGTGTGGCTCCAGGAGGTCGGCGCCCCCGCGCCGCACATCCCCGAGGAGCGGGCGGCGGGCTTCACCGAGGCCACCGTGACCCACGCCCTGGACTGCCCGGACCTGTGGGGCGTGACCTGGTGGTGTTCGCACGACGTCGCACGGTCGCTCGCGGACTTCCCGGAGCTGGAATACGGGCTGGGGCTGCTCGGCAACGACCGTACGGTCAAACCGGCGGGCCGGGCCATCGCGGCGCTGGCCGAGCAGTGGCGCGGCCGGCGGCACCGGCCGGCGGTCCGCGGCACCGCGCTGGTCGTCGACGCCGGCGAGGCCGGGACCGCGCCTGGGCGGTCGGTGTGCGCGCCCGGCGGCCCGGTCTTCGAGTCCTGGGCCGAGCTCGCCGCCGAGGGCGTCCGGCCGGCCCTCGTACTGGCCGAACGCGCCACCGACGCGGCGCACCTGGCGTCCCGTGGCATCACCGCGGTCCTGACTCCCGACGAGGTCGGGGGCGCCGCTGGGCGCCGCGGGGCGTCCGCTCCCGCGGGCCCGCGCCCGTCGTCACCGTCCGTCCCCCCTCGGAGGAGCGCCTCATGA
- a CDS encoding endo-beta-N-acetylglucosaminidase, giving the protein MNRQPSPVPRRRVLLAGAGAAAALAGPSLGASAARAAGRHRPRAADSLQPYASYWFPDSLPSGTPGDGITWRSLAAWQPGTDRDLAFNRATVPLAPRFTPVPANTTARAGQARISALAAFDHTAGNPSQGSASADTYAPTHWALLDELVFWGGSAGEGLILAPNAPLVDAAHRNGVPVLGTVFLPPVAYGGQLRWTRDLVRKDAAGRFPLAAKLVQVATVYGFDGWFVNAETGGGDAALAADMQAFLRALRTAGAGHGLRVTWYDAMNRTGQVGWQGALDDLNRPFFQDASGPVADSLFVDFRWSARSLADSGRLAEQLGRSRYELWAGVDVESAGWDTATDWDAILPEGRDQVVSFGFYRPEWTLQHLPAGRTPGQFHAADDRFWAGGGAAPAAPGGAGGWRAPATAVADRSTLTALPFASSFNTGHGLRWYEAGKVTSEAPWSHLGLQDRLPPRRWVVHTEGQLPVVSWDFDDAWRGGSSLLVRGALDAPATLELFPARLPAGAATVLDLTHRLDPDSGPVTVEVAVATRPAPAPGRPAPYVHLPAGTLQPGGGWRTDTVRLGPLGSGTLHALGVRLTGRGGTALAWRLGALAVHDGPVSPAAPGGLRITDTAAADGAVSVRLTWRRADGPVRHYEVHRRLPDGSRRFLGGTCGTALYVPGLRRAGAEPAAAIEVRAVHELFTASEPARVQLPW; this is encoded by the coding sequence ATGAACCGGCAACCGTCGCCCGTCCCCCGCCGTCGTGTGCTGCTGGCCGGGGCGGGCGCCGCGGCCGCCCTGGCCGGACCGTCCCTCGGGGCCTCCGCCGCCCGGGCCGCCGGCCGGCACCGGCCCCGCGCCGCGGACTCCCTGCAGCCCTACGCCTCGTACTGGTTCCCCGATTCGCTGCCGTCGGGCACCCCCGGAGACGGCATCACCTGGCGCAGCCTCGCGGCCTGGCAGCCCGGGACCGACCGGGACCTGGCGTTCAACCGGGCGACGGTGCCGCTCGCCCCGCGTTTCACGCCCGTCCCGGCGAACACCACCGCCCGCGCCGGGCAGGCCAGGATCAGCGCGCTGGCGGCCTTCGACCACACCGCGGGCAACCCGTCGCAGGGTTCGGCGAGCGCGGACACCTACGCGCCGACCCACTGGGCGCTCCTCGACGAGCTGGTCTTCTGGGGCGGTTCCGCCGGCGAGGGGCTGATCCTGGCGCCGAACGCCCCGCTGGTCGACGCCGCGCACCGCAACGGCGTCCCCGTACTGGGCACCGTCTTCCTGCCGCCGGTCGCCTACGGCGGGCAGCTGCGCTGGACCCGTGACCTGGTGCGCAAGGACGCGGCGGGGCGTTTCCCGCTGGCCGCGAAGCTGGTGCAGGTCGCGACGGTGTACGGCTTCGACGGCTGGTTCGTCAATGCGGAGACCGGGGGCGGGGACGCCGCGCTGGCCGCGGACATGCAGGCGTTCCTGCGGGCGCTGCGCACCGCGGGCGCCGGCCACGGCTTGCGGGTCACCTGGTACGACGCGATGAACCGGACCGGGCAGGTCGGCTGGCAGGGCGCGCTCGACGACCTCAACCGGCCGTTCTTCCAGGACGCTTCCGGGCCGGTCGCCGACAGCCTGTTCGTGGACTTCCGCTGGAGCGCCCGGTCGCTCGCGGACTCCGGGCGGCTCGCCGAGCAACTGGGGCGCAGCCGCTACGAGTTGTGGGCCGGTGTCGATGTCGAGTCGGCAGGCTGGGACACCGCTACGGACTGGGACGCGATCCTCCCCGAGGGCCGGGACCAGGTCGTCTCGTTCGGCTTCTACCGTCCCGAGTGGACCCTCCAGCACCTGCCGGCGGGACGCACCCCGGGCCAGTTCCACGCCGCGGACGACCGGTTCTGGGCGGGCGGGGGCGCGGCTCCGGCGGCGCCCGGCGGGGCGGGCGGCTGGCGGGCACCGGCCACCGCGGTCGCCGACCGCTCGACGCTCACCGCGCTGCCCTTCGCCAGCAGCTTCAACACCGGGCACGGCCTGCGCTGGTACGAGGCCGGCAAGGTCACCTCCGAGGCCCCCTGGAGCCATCTCGGCCTGCAGGACCGGCTGCCGCCGCGGCGCTGGGTGGTGCACACCGAGGGGCAACTCCCGGTCGTCTCATGGGACTTCGACGACGCCTGGCGGGGCGGCAGCAGTCTGCTGGTGCGCGGCGCCCTCGACGCACCGGCCACGCTGGAGCTGTTCCCCGCCCGGCTGCCGGCCGGTGCCGCCACGGTCCTCGACCTCACCCACCGGCTCGATCCGGACTCCGGCCCGGTGACCGTCGAGGTGGCGGTCGCGACCCGGCCGGCGCCGGCACCGGGCCGGCCCGCACCATACGTCCACCTGCCGGCCGGGACCCTTCAGCCGGGCGGCGGCTGGCGCACCGACACCGTACGGCTCGGCCCGCTCGGCTCCGGCACGCTGCACGCGCTGGGCGTACGGCTGACCGGGCGCGGCGGGACGGCGTTGGCCTGGCGGCTGGGGGCGCTCGCGGTGCACGACGGCCCGGTGTCCCCGGCCGCCCCCGGTGGGCTGCGGATCACCGACACCGCCGCCGCCGACGGCGCGGTCTCGGTGCGGCTGACCTGGCGCCGCGCGGACGGCCCGGTGCGTCACTACGAGGTCCACCGCCGGCTCCCGGACGGCAGCCGCCGCTTCCTCGGCGGCACCTGCGGCACGGCCCTGTACGTACCGGGACTGCGGCGCGCCGGGGCGGAGCCGGCCGCCGCGATCGAGGTACGCGCCGTGCACGAACTGTTCACCGCCTCGGAGCCGGCCCGCGTCCAACTCCCCTGGTAG
- a CDS encoding alpha-mannosidase has protein sequence MHDDRALIEARLKRVLDERIRPALYPESVPLEVAAWVAPGVGSPGGEPGAPGTVPVAEGLAAAHTPVAVGDAWGAPWGTTWFKVTGEVPAEWAGRTVEAVLDLGFDERMPGFQCEALVHLPDGTPVKAINPRNQWVRVGAPVRGGERVEWHLEAASNPVILDVHPFLPTPLGDPETAGSEPQYRLARMDLAVFDTEVWELILDLEVLGELMVELPVDGPRRWEVLRAVGRALDAVDLQDVNATARAARAELRAVLAAPAGASAHRISAVGHAHIDSAWLWPLRETVRKVARTTSNMTALLADEPEFVYAMSQAQQYAWIKEHRPEVYAKVKKAVAEGRFAPAGGMWVESDTNMPGSEAMARQFVHGKRFFLEEFGVENDEAWLPDTFGFAAGLPQIIRAAGSKWLLTQKISWSQINAFPHHTFRWEGIDGTRIFTHFPPVDTYNCQMAGREIAHAARNFKDKGVARHSLAPTGWGDGGGGTTREMIAKARRLRDLDGSATVRWERPADFFAKAEAEYPNAPVWVGELYLELHRATLTSQARTKRGNRRSEQLLREAELWSATAAVAAGHPYPYAELDRLWKTVLLHQFHDILPGSSIAWVHREAERTYAAVAAELEGIIAGALAALAGGGSEELAVNSAPHPRGGVPAGAVAAPLADGPEVTAAPRDGGGFTLANGLLRIGIDARGLVVSAYDCAAGREVVAPGEAANLLQIHPDFPNMWDAWDVDSFYRNVVTDLTDTDEVALGEVTGGAATVRVVRSFGESRVVQSLTLARGQRRLDIDTEVDWHETEKFLKAAFPLDVHAERYAAETQFGHLYRPTHTNTSWEAAKFEACAHRFVHVAEPGWGVALVNDATYGHDVTRTVREDGDRGTTTTVRLSLLRAPRFPDPETDQGRHVFRYALVPGADLGDAVREGHRINLPERRITGARTVAPLVTVGNDATVVTAVKLADDASGDVVVRLHEALGGRAVTAVTAGFEVADAVTTDLLERPTDDGPALERDGSTVRMRLRPFQIVTLRLSRAGDR, from the coding sequence GTGCACGACGACCGCGCACTGATCGAAGCCCGCCTCAAGCGGGTCCTGGACGAGCGCATCCGGCCCGCGCTGTACCCGGAGTCGGTTCCCCTGGAGGTCGCGGCCTGGGTCGCGCCGGGCGTCGGCTCCCCCGGCGGGGAGCCGGGGGCCCCCGGAACCGTGCCGGTGGCCGAGGGCCTGGCCGCCGCGCACACCCCCGTGGCGGTGGGGGACGCCTGGGGCGCGCCCTGGGGCACGACCTGGTTCAAGGTGACTGGTGAGGTGCCGGCGGAGTGGGCGGGGCGCACCGTCGAGGCGGTGCTGGACCTGGGCTTCGACGAGCGGATGCCGGGCTTCCAGTGCGAGGCGCTGGTGCATCTGCCCGACGGCACCCCGGTGAAGGCGATCAATCCGCGCAACCAGTGGGTGCGGGTGGGGGCGCCGGTGCGCGGTGGCGAGCGGGTCGAGTGGCATCTGGAGGCCGCTTCCAATCCCGTCATCCTCGATGTCCATCCGTTCCTGCCGACCCCGCTGGGCGACCCGGAGACGGCGGGCAGCGAGCCGCAGTACCGGCTGGCGCGGATGGATCTGGCGGTGTTCGACACCGAGGTGTGGGAGCTGATCCTGGACCTGGAGGTGCTGGGCGAGCTGATGGTGGAGCTCCCGGTGGACGGCCCGCGGCGCTGGGAGGTGCTGCGGGCGGTGGGCCGGGCGCTGGACGCGGTGGACCTGCAGGACGTCAACGCGACGGCGCGGGCGGCACGGGCGGAGCTGCGGGCGGTGCTGGCGGCGCCCGCGGGGGCCTCCGCGCACCGGATCAGCGCGGTGGGCCACGCGCACATCGACTCGGCGTGGTTGTGGCCGCTGCGGGAGACCGTGCGGAAGGTGGCGCGTACGACGTCCAACATGACGGCGCTGCTGGCGGACGAGCCGGAGTTCGTCTACGCCATGTCGCAGGCGCAGCAGTACGCCTGGATCAAGGAGCACCGGCCCGAGGTGTACGCCAAGGTCAAGAAGGCGGTCGCGGAGGGGCGGTTCGCGCCGGCCGGCGGGATGTGGGTGGAGTCGGACACCAATATGCCCGGATCGGAGGCGATGGCCCGGCAGTTCGTGCACGGCAAGCGGTTCTTCCTGGAGGAGTTCGGCGTCGAGAACGACGAGGCGTGGCTGCCGGACACCTTCGGTTTCGCCGCCGGGCTGCCGCAGATCATCCGGGCGGCGGGCTCGAAGTGGCTGCTGACGCAGAAGATCTCGTGGAGCCAGATCAACGCCTTCCCGCACCACACCTTCCGCTGGGAGGGCATCGACGGCACCCGGATCTTCACCCACTTCCCGCCGGTGGACACCTACAACTGCCAGATGGCGGGGCGCGAGATCGCCCATGCGGCACGCAATTTCAAGGACAAGGGCGTGGCCCGCCACTCGCTGGCGCCGACCGGCTGGGGCGACGGCGGCGGGGGCACCACCCGCGAGATGATCGCCAAGGCCCGCCGGCTGCGCGATCTGGACGGCTCGGCGACGGTGCGGTGGGAGCGGCCCGCGGACTTCTTCGCGAAGGCCGAGGCGGAGTACCCGAACGCGCCGGTGTGGGTGGGTGAGCTGTATCTGGAGCTGCACCGGGCGACGCTGACGAGCCAGGCGCGGACCAAGCGGGGCAACCGGCGCAGCGAGCAGCTGCTGCGGGAGGCCGAGCTGTGGTCGGCGACGGCTGCCGTGGCCGCCGGTCACCCGTATCCGTACGCGGAGTTGGACCGGCTCTGGAAGACCGTGCTGCTCCACCAGTTCCATGACATCCTGCCCGGTTCGTCCATCGCGTGGGTGCACCGTGAGGCGGAGCGGACCTATGCGGCGGTCGCCGCCGAGCTGGAGGGGATCATCGCGGGCGCCCTGGCGGCGCTGGCCGGCGGCGGCAGCGAGGAGCTGGCGGTGAACTCGGCGCCGCACCCGCGCGGCGGGGTCCCGGCGGGGGCGGTGGCGGCGCCGCTGGCCGACGGTCCCGAGGTGACCGCCGCGCCCCGCGACGGCGGCGGGTTCACGCTGGCCAACGGGCTGCTGCGGATCGGGATCGACGCCCGTGGCCTGGTGGTCTCCGCGTACGACTGCGCCGCCGGGCGGGAGGTGGTGGCGCCCGGCGAGGCGGCGAACCTGCTGCAGATCCACCCGGACTTCCCGAACATGTGGGACGCCTGGGACGTGGATTCCTTCTACCGCAACGTCGTCACCGATCTGACGGACACGGACGAGGTCGCGCTCGGCGAGGTGACCGGCGGGGCGGCGACGGTGCGGGTGGTCCGCAGCTTCGGTGAGTCCCGGGTGGTGCAGTCGCTGACGCTGGCCCGCGGGCAGCGGCGGCTGGACATCGACACCGAGGTCGACTGGCACGAGACGGAGAAGTTCCTCAAGGCGGCGTTCCCGCTGGACGTGCACGCCGAGCGGTATGCCGCGGAGACCCAGTTCGGGCACCTGTACCGCCCCACCCACACCAACACCAGCTGGGAGGCGGCCAAGTTCGAGGCGTGCGCGCACCGCTTCGTGCACGTCGCGGAGCCGGGCTGGGGCGTCGCCCTGGTCAATGACGCCACCTACGGCCATGACGTCACGCGTACGGTGCGGGAGGACGGCGACCGGGGCACCACCACGACCGTACGGCTCTCCCTGCTGCGTGCCCCGCGCTTCCCCGACCCGGAGACCGACCAGGGCCGGCACGTCTTCCGGTACGCGCTGGTGCCCGGCGCGGACCTCGGGGACGCGGTCCGCGAGGGCCATCGCATCAACCTGCCCGAGCGGCGGATCACCGGCGCCCGGACGGTGGCTCCGCTGGTCACGGTCGGCAATGACGCGACGGTGGTCACCGCGGTCAAGCTGGCCGACGACGCGAGCGGCGATGTGGTCGTCCGTCTGCACGAGGCGCTCGGCGGGCGGGCGGTCACCGCGGTGACCGCCGGGTTCGAGGTGGCGGACGCGGTCACCACCGATCTGCTGGAGCGGCCGACGGACGACGGGCCGGCGCTCGAACGCGACGGCAGCACCGTCCGGATGCGGCTGCGTCCGTTCCAGATCGTGACGCTGCGACTGAGCCGGGCGGGCGACCGCTAG
- a CDS encoding alpha/beta hydrolase, which translates to MKHPCSVALAATLVTLCALLTGCSDAGKAVDFNAGAKGDGSTRTQPVDGDTRMPTGPRSDFRITRTLDDGTHIARTTLKGTKSGVTGSVWVWAPKEYQEAKYAKSGFPVLIALPGGLGSPKEPGGVTNYWVGGDIELQENLTKWTAEGKSLPFIVVMPMLNPDTRYHDGSDIPGQQKMGTWLTEDVVNLAKANFRTFASRDGWAFMGSSSGGFAGLKSVLKYPDRFKAAIASGPDLAPDSPLWAGHRAEKDANDPGKLARGLLRKGGPDVYLAFQAGTRESPAVTTAIQHFRTAYGKGPIHTALRLIPGGRHNAWDYQKGMAAGSMKFISDQLKGPVASSS; encoded by the coding sequence TTGAAACATCCCTGTTCCGTCGCGCTCGCGGCCACCCTCGTCACCCTCTGCGCGCTGCTCACCGGCTGTTCCGACGCCGGGAAAGCGGTCGACTTCAACGCCGGCGCGAAGGGCGACGGCAGCACGCGGACCCAACCCGTCGACGGCGACACCCGCATGCCGACCGGCCCCCGGAGCGACTTCCGCATCACCCGGACCCTGGACGACGGCACCCATATAGCGCGCACGACGCTGAAGGGCACGAAGTCCGGTGTCACCGGAAGCGTCTGGGTGTGGGCCCCGAAGGAGTACCAGGAGGCGAAGTACGCCAAGAGCGGGTTCCCGGTGCTGATAGCGCTGCCCGGCGGGCTGGGCAGCCCGAAGGAGCCGGGCGGCGTCACCAACTACTGGGTCGGCGGCGACATCGAGCTGCAGGAGAACCTCACGAAGTGGACGGCGGAGGGCAAGAGCCTGCCGTTCATCGTGGTGATGCCGATGCTGAATCCGGACACCCGGTATCACGACGGCAGCGACATCCCGGGCCAGCAGAAGATGGGCACCTGGCTGACCGAGGACGTGGTGAACCTGGCGAAGGCCAACTTCCGTACGTTCGCGTCCCGGGACGGCTGGGCCTTCATGGGCTCGTCGTCGGGCGGTTTCGCCGGTCTGAAGTCCGTCCTCAAGTACCCGGACCGGTTCAAGGCGGCGATAGCCAGCGGGCCGGACCTCGCACCGGACTCCCCGCTGTGGGCCGGCCACCGGGCCGAGAAGGACGCCAACGACCCGGGGAAGCTCGCCCGCGGACTGCTGCGCAAGGGCGGCCCGGACGTCTACCTCGCCTTCCAGGCCGGCACCAGGGAATCCCCCGCCGTCACCACCGCGATACAGCATTTCCGCACCGCGTACGGCAAGGGCCCGATCCACACCGCCCTGCGGCTGATACCGGGCGGCCGGCACAACGCCTGGGACTACCAGAAGGGCATGGCCGCCGGCTCGATGAAGTTCATCAGCGACCAGCTGAAGGGCCCGGTGGCGAGCAGTTCCTGA
- a CDS encoding antitoxin encodes MSMMDKLKHMLKGHESQTDKGIDKAGDMVDERTQGKYKGQVDTAQDKLRDQFGGGRGEDRPPQT; translated from the coding sequence ATGTCCATGATGGACAAGCTCAAGCACATGCTGAAGGGTCACGAATCCCAGACCGACAAGGGCATCGACAAGGCCGGCGACATGGTCGACGAGCGGACCCAGGGCAAGTACAAGGGTCAGGTCGACACCGCCCAGGACAAGCTCCGGGACCAGTTCGGCGGCGGGCGGGGCGAGGACCGGCCCCCGCAGACCTGA
- a CDS encoding GNAT family N-acetyltransferase produces MTIAPSARLTPDVLMRLPVPADAAPLARAYQRSRDHLRPWEPDRSESFFTPAGQTERLQGLLAEWTAGRAVPWVLVRPSEGDAAESDVVGAVTLSGITRGPMCSASLGYWIDAGQVGRGLASAAVRAVCALSDTALGLHRLQAGTLLDNVASQRVLTKCGFTAFGTAERYLHINGAWRDHRLFQKILNDRRP; encoded by the coding sequence ATGACGATCGCACCGTCCGCCCGGTTGACGCCCGACGTCCTGATGCGTCTCCCGGTGCCGGCGGACGCCGCGCCACTCGCCAGGGCCTACCAGCGCAGTCGTGACCATCTCCGCCCCTGGGAGCCGGACCGGAGCGAGTCCTTCTTCACGCCCGCCGGGCAGACGGAGCGGCTGCAGGGACTGCTCGCGGAGTGGACCGCGGGCCGGGCCGTGCCGTGGGTACTGGTCCGCCCGTCCGAAGGGGACGCGGCGGAGTCCGACGTCGTCGGTGCGGTCACCCTCAGCGGCATCACCCGCGGACCGATGTGCAGTGCCTCTCTCGGCTATTGGATAGACGCCGGACAGGTGGGCCGCGGGCTGGCCTCCGCCGCGGTACGGGCGGTGTGCGCCCTCTCGGACACCGCGCTGGGCCTGCACCGACTGCAGGCCGGCACGCTGCTGGACAACGTCGCCTCGCAGCGGGTGCTGACCAAGTGCGGTTTCACCGCCTTCGGCACCGCCGAGCGCTACCTCCACATCAACGGCGCCTGGCGCGACCACCGTCTCTTCCAGAAGATCCTCAACGACCGCCGGCCGTGA
- a CDS encoding cold-shock protein, protein MASGTVKWFNSEKGFGFIAQDGGGADVFAHYSNIDATGFRELQEGQKVTFEVTQGHKGPQAEKIRPA, encoded by the coding sequence ATGGCTTCCGGCACGGTGAAGTGGTTCAACTCGGAAAAGGGCTTCGGTTTCATCGCCCAGGACGGCGGCGGTGCCGATGTCTTCGCGCACTACTCCAACATCGACGCGACCGGCTTCCGCGAGCTCCAGGAGGGGCAGAAGGTGACCTTCGAGGTCACCCAGGGACACAAGGGCCCGCAGGCGGAGAAGATCCGTCCGGCCTAG